One Pseudomonas muyukensis DNA segment encodes these proteins:
- a CDS encoding 3-deoxy-7-phosphoheptulonate synthase: protein MADLPIDDLNVASNETLITPDQLKKEIPLSAKALQTVTAGREVVRNILDGKDHRLFVVVGPCSIHDIKAAHEYAERLKVLAEEVSDTLYLVMRVYFEKPRTTVGWKGLINDPYLDDSFKIQDGLHIGRQLLLDLAEKGLPTATEALDPISPQYLQDLISWSAIGARTTESQTHREMASGLSSAVGFKNGTDGGLTVAINALQSVSKPHRFLGINQEGGVSIVTTKGNAYGHVVLRGGNGKPNYDSVSVALCEQDLAKAKIKPNIMVDCSHANSNKDPALQPLVMENVANQILEGNQSIIGLMVESHLNWGCQSIPKNLDELQYGVSVTDACIDWAATEKTLRSMHAKLKDVLPKRQRG, encoded by the coding sequence ATGGCTGATTTACCGATCGATGACCTTAACGTTGCCTCCAACGAGACTTTGATCACCCCTGATCAGCTCAAGAAGGAAATCCCCCTCAGCGCCAAGGCCCTGCAGACCGTGACTGCCGGCCGCGAAGTGGTGCGCAACATTCTCGACGGCAAGGATCACCGCCTGTTCGTGGTGGTCGGCCCCTGCTCGATCCACGACATCAAGGCTGCCCACGAGTACGCCGAGCGCCTGAAGGTGTTGGCCGAGGAAGTTTCCGACACCCTGTACCTGGTCATGCGCGTGTACTTCGAAAAGCCGCGCACCACCGTCGGCTGGAAAGGCCTGATCAACGACCCGTACCTGGATGACTCGTTCAAGATCCAGGATGGCCTGCACATCGGCCGCCAGTTGCTGCTGGACCTGGCCGAGAAAGGCCTGCCCACCGCCACCGAAGCGCTTGACCCGATCTCCCCGCAGTACCTGCAGGATTTGATCAGCTGGTCGGCCATCGGCGCGCGCACCACCGAATCGCAGACCCACCGCGAGATGGCCTCGGGCCTGTCCTCGGCGGTCGGGTTCAAGAACGGCACCGACGGCGGCCTGACCGTGGCGATCAACGCCCTGCAGTCGGTGTCCAAGCCGCACCGTTTCCTGGGCATCAACCAGGAAGGCGGCGTGTCCATCGTCACCACCAAGGGCAATGCCTATGGCCACGTGGTGCTGCGCGGCGGCAACGGCAAGCCCAACTATGACTCGGTCAGTGTCGCCCTGTGCGAACAGGACCTGGCCAAGGCCAAGATCAAGCCCAACATCATGGTCGACTGCAGCCACGCCAACTCCAACAAGGACCCGGCCCTGCAGCCGCTGGTCATGGAGAACGTGGCCAACCAGATCCTCGAAGGCAACCAGTCGATCATCGGCCTGATGGTCGAAAGCCACCTGAACTGGGGCTGCCAGTCCATTCCGAAGAACCTCGACGAACTGCAGTACGGGGTCTCGGTGACCGACGCCTGCATCGACTGGGCGGCGACCGAAAAAACCCTGCGCAGCATGCACGCCAAACTCAAGGACGTGCTGCCCAAGCGCCAGCGTGGCTGA
- a CDS encoding putative 2-dehydropantoate 2-reductase encodes MHPGNIRIGIIGSGAIGGFYGLMLARAGFDVHFLLRSEYGVVREQGLSLDSALHGLVRQRVQAYANAADMPPCDWLLVGAKATSNAELAPLIEQAAAPQARVVLLQNGLGVEEQLRPALPAGLHLLGGLCFICVNREGPGMIRHQALGAVNLGYHSGPAADGGAALVEEGAGLFRAAGIDSQAMANLDQARWQKLVWNVPYNGLSVLLQASTTALMADPDSRVLIQALMAEVVEGARACGQLLPAGYAEHLFRVTEQMPDYWPSMHHDHVQQRPLELQAIYAEPLARARAAGCSLPRMEALHQALAFIDRRNRLR; translated from the coding sequence ATGCACCCAGGCAACATTCGCATCGGTATTATCGGCAGCGGCGCCATTGGTGGCTTTTATGGGCTGATGCTGGCCCGAGCCGGCTTCGACGTGCATTTTCTGTTGCGCAGCGAGTACGGCGTGGTCCGTGAGCAGGGCCTGAGCCTCGACAGTGCGCTGCATGGTCTTGTGCGCCAGCGGGTGCAAGCCTATGCCAACGCCGCCGACATGCCGCCCTGCGACTGGTTGCTGGTCGGCGCCAAGGCCACCAGCAATGCCGAGCTGGCGCCGCTGATCGAGCAGGCGGCCGCGCCGCAAGCGCGGGTGGTGCTGTTGCAGAACGGCCTGGGGGTCGAGGAGCAGTTGCGCCCGGCGCTGCCCGCAGGCCTGCACCTGCTGGGCGGATTGTGCTTCATCTGTGTCAACCGCGAAGGCCCCGGGATGATCCGCCACCAGGCCTTGGGCGCAGTCAACCTCGGTTATCACAGCGGCCCGGCCGCAGACGGCGGCGCGGCGCTGGTCGAGGAGGGGGCCGGGTTGTTCCGCGCCGCCGGCATCGACTCCCAGGCGATGGCCAACCTCGACCAGGCGCGTTGGCAGAAACTGGTGTGGAACGTGCCTTACAACGGCCTGTCGGTGCTGCTGCAGGCCAGCACCACGGCGTTGATGGCGGACCCTGACAGCCGCGTGCTGATCCAGGCGCTGATGGCCGAAGTGGTGGAGGGCGCCCGTGCCTGTGGCCAGCTGTTGCCGGCGGGGTACGCCGAGCACCTGTTCCGGGTCACCGAGCAGATGCCGGACTACTGGCCGAGCATGCACCACGATCATGTGCAGCAGCGTCCGCTGGAGCTGCAGGCCATTTATGCCGAGCCGCTGGCCCGGGCACGGGCGGCCGGTTGCAGCTTGCCGCGCATGGAAGCGTTGCACCAGGCACTGGCCTTCATCGACAGGCGCAACCGCCTGCGCTAA
- a CDS encoding GNAT family N-acetyltransferase — MSDTLTIHHDQAGHQFETTVDGHRAYLTYMDLGKQTLDIYRTFVPNALRGRGIAAALTEKALEYAEQMGYTVIPSCSYVERYMERQQRHSSKA; from the coding sequence ATGAGCGACACGCTGACCATCCACCATGACCAGGCCGGTCATCAGTTCGAGACCACTGTGGACGGTCACCGGGCTTACCTGACGTACATGGACCTGGGCAAGCAGACGCTGGACATCTACCGCACCTTCGTGCCCAACGCCCTGCGTGGCCGCGGGATCGCCGCCGCACTGACCGAGAAGGCCCTGGAGTACGCCGAGCAGATGGGCTACACGGTGATTCCGTCGTGTTCCTATGTAGAGCGCTACATGGAGCGCCAGCAGCGCCATTCGAGCAAGGCCTGA
- a CDS encoding ABC transporter permease, producing MTRLSFWRLCALSLRQLLRDARASEVRVLFFALLVAVAASTAIGYFGARLNGAMQLRASEFLGADLVLQGSAPASEQQVASGTALGLGHARVVEFTSVVGGDNGIQLSSIKAADPAYPLRGQLRSAPAPYGEERPGGGPAPGEAWVEPRLLAALGLAIGDSIEVGMKTLRMSRVLTYEPDRAGNFYSLTPRVLMNISDLQATGVVQPGSRVSYRDLWRGNMDALAQYRQSTEQTLAANQRLLDTRDGNRQIGGALGKAERYLNMASLVAVLLAGVAVALSASRYAARRLDASALLRCLGLSRHQALGLYSLQLALLGLVAALAGALLGWLAQLGLFHLLAGLLPSQVPAGGLTPALAGIGTGLVALVGFALPPLAALGRVPPLRVLRRDLLPLPPSSWLVYGAALLALGLIMWRLSLDLLLTFALLGGGLLAALLLGGLLLLGLRSLRRLLAGAPLAWRLGLGQLLRHPLAAAGQALAFGLILLAMGLVALLRAELLDTWQAQLPKDAPNHFALNILADDRQPFAERLAQINATSAPLYPVIPGRLTHINEQPVRQRVSKESTGERAVQRDLSLTWAAELPQGNALSAGDWWQQAPAAERMPGVSVEAELAQSLNLQLGDLLTFDIGGQQRQARVSSLRTVHWDSFQPNFYMIFQPGTLQGLPTTYLTSFYLAPGHDQEVVALSRAFPAVTILQVDALLGQLRSILAQVTLAVEYVLLFVLAAGMAVLFAGLQATLDERIRQGALLRALGAARPLLVKARRIEFGLLGAVSGVLAALGCELITWALYRYAFDLHWAPHPWLLMLPVAGAVLVGAAGVLGTRRALNASPLAVLREG from the coding sequence ATGACCCGCCTGTCCTTCTGGCGCCTGTGCGCCCTGTCGCTGCGCCAGTTGCTGCGCGACGCCCGTGCCAGCGAAGTGCGGGTGCTGTTCTTCGCCTTGCTGGTGGCGGTGGCGGCCAGCACCGCCATTGGCTACTTCGGCGCCCGCCTCAATGGCGCCATGCAGTTGCGCGCCAGCGAGTTCCTCGGCGCCGACCTGGTACTGCAAGGCAGTGCCCCGGCCAGCGAGCAGCAGGTCGCCAGCGGCACGGCCCTGGGCCTGGGGCACGCGCGAGTGGTGGAGTTCACCAGCGTGGTCGGCGGCGACAACGGTATCCAACTGTCGAGCATCAAGGCCGCCGACCCGGCCTACCCACTGCGCGGTCAACTGCGCAGTGCGCCAGCGCCTTATGGCGAGGAGCGCCCCGGCGGCGGCCCGGCCCCTGGCGAGGCCTGGGTCGAGCCCCGCCTGCTGGCGGCGCTGGGCCTGGCCATCGGCGACAGCATCGAGGTCGGGATGAAAACCCTGCGCATGAGCCGGGTGCTCACCTACGAACCCGACCGTGCCGGCAACTTCTACAGCCTGACGCCCCGGGTGCTGATGAATATCAGCGACCTGCAGGCCACGGGTGTCGTCCAGCCCGGCAGCCGGGTCAGCTACCGCGACTTGTGGCGCGGCAATATGGACGCCTTGGCCCAGTACCGACAAAGCACCGAACAAACCCTGGCCGCCAACCAGCGCCTGCTCGATACCCGTGACGGCAACCGCCAGATCGGCGGCGCCCTGGGCAAGGCCGAGCGCTACCTGAACATGGCCAGCCTGGTGGCCGTGCTGCTGGCGGGGGTCGCCGTGGCCCTGTCGGCCAGCCGCTATGCCGCTCGCCGCCTGGATGCCAGCGCCTTGCTGCGCTGCCTGGGGTTGTCGCGCCACCAGGCCCTGGGCCTGTACAGCCTGCAACTGGCCCTGCTGGGCCTGGTGGCAGCCCTGGCGGGCGCCCTGCTCGGCTGGCTGGCGCAGCTGGGGCTGTTCCACCTGCTCGCCGGCCTGCTCCCCAGCCAGGTACCGGCGGGCGGTCTCACCCCGGCACTAGCCGGTATCGGCACCGGCTTGGTGGCGCTGGTCGGCTTCGCCCTGCCGCCCCTGGCCGCCCTGGGGCGGGTGCCGCCGCTGCGGGTGCTGCGCCGCGACCTGCTGCCGTTGCCGCCAAGCAGCTGGCTGGTATACGGCGCTGCCCTGCTCGCCCTGGGCCTGATCATGTGGCGGCTGAGCCTCGACCTGCTGCTGACCTTCGCCCTGCTCGGTGGCGGCCTGCTCGCCGCGCTGCTGCTTGGCGGCCTGTTGCTGCTCGGCTTGCGCAGCCTGCGCCGCCTGCTCGCCGGCGCGCCCCTGGCCTGGCGCCTGGGCCTTGGGCAGTTGCTGCGCCACCCCCTGGCCGCCGCGGGCCAGGCCCTGGCCTTCGGCCTGATTCTGCTGGCCATGGGCCTGGTCGCCCTGCTGCGCGCCGAGTTGCTCGACACCTGGCAGGCGCAGCTACCCAAGGATGCGCCGAACCACTTCGCCCTGAACATCCTGGCCGACGACCGCCAGCCGTTCGCCGAGCGCCTGGCGCAGATCAACGCGACCTCGGCACCGCTGTACCCGGTGATCCCCGGCCGCCTGACCCATATCAACGAGCAACCGGTGCGCCAACGGGTCAGCAAGGAGTCGACCGGCGAGCGCGCCGTGCAGCGCGACCTCAGCCTGACCTGGGCTGCCGAGCTGCCCCAGGGCAATGCCTTGAGCGCGGGCGACTGGTGGCAACAGGCACCCGCCGCCGAGCGCATGCCCGGCGTATCGGTGGAGGCCGAGCTGGCCCAGAGCCTGAACCTGCAGCTGGGTGACCTGCTGACCTTCGACATCGGCGGCCAGCAGCGCCAGGCGCGGGTCAGCAGCCTGCGCACGGTGCACTGGGACAGCTTCCAGCCGAACTTCTACATGATCTTCCAGCCCGGCACCCTGCAGGGGTTGCCCACCACCTACCTGACCAGCTTCTACCTGGCGCCGGGCCACGACCAGGAGGTGGTCGCGCTGTCGCGGGCCTTCCCGGCGGTGACCATCCTGCAGGTGGATGCCTTGCTCGGGCAGTTGCGCAGCATCCTCGCCCAGGTGACGCTGGCGGTGGAGTACGTGCTGTTGTTCGTGTTGGCGGCCGGAATGGCGGTGCTGTTCGCCGGCCTGCAGGCGACACTCGACGAACGCATTCGCCAGGGCGCCCTGCTGCGTGCGCTGGGGGCGGCGCGGCCGCTGCTGGTCAAGGCGCGGCGCATCGAGTTCGGCCTGCTGGGCGCGGTGAGCGGGGTGCTGGCGGCGCTGGGCTGCGAGCTGATCACCTGGGCGCTGTACCGCTATGCGTTCGACCTGCACTGGGCGCCGCACCCGTGGTTGCTGATGTTGCCAGTGGCCGGCGCGGTGCTAGTGGGCGCAGCCGGGGTGCTCGGTACGCGTCGCGCGCTCAATGCCAGCCCGTTGGCGGTGTTGCGTGAGGGTTGA
- a CDS encoding arylesterase, with product MRMWWLSAGLALCCLAQGAAAGTLLVVGDSISAGFGLDTRQGWVSLLQQQLKKEGFDDQVVNASISGDTSAGGQARLPALLAAHQPDLVVLELGGNDGLRGQPPQQLQQNLAAMIDQSRQAGAKVLLLGMRLPPNYGVRYTTAFARVYEQLAVDKQVPLVPFFLEGVGGVPALMQADGIHPAAGAQQRLLENAWPAIKPLL from the coding sequence ATGCGAATGTGGTGGTTGAGTGCCGGTCTGGCCCTGTGTTGCCTGGCCCAGGGCGCGGCGGCGGGAACATTGCTGGTCGTCGGCGATAGTATCAGCGCCGGTTTTGGCCTGGATACCCGCCAGGGTTGGGTCAGCCTGCTGCAACAGCAGTTGAAAAAGGAGGGTTTCGACGACCAGGTGGTCAATGCCTCGATCAGCGGCGACACCAGCGCAGGCGGCCAGGCGCGGCTGCCGGCGCTGCTTGCGGCGCACCAACCGGACCTGGTGGTGCTGGAGCTTGGCGGCAACGATGGCCTGCGTGGGCAGCCGCCACAACAATTGCAACAGAATCTTGCGGCGATGATCGACCAGTCCCGCCAGGCTGGGGCCAAGGTGCTGCTGCTGGGCATGCGCCTGCCACCGAATTACGGCGTGCGCTACACCACGGCGTTCGCCCGGGTCTATGAGCAGTTGGCGGTCGACAAGCAGGTGCCACTGGTGCCGTTCTTCCTCGAAGGCGTAGGTGGCGTGCCGGCGTTGATGCAAGCCGATGGCATCCACCCGGCGGCAGGCGCCCAGCAGCGGCTGCTGGAAAATGCCTGGCCGGCGATAAAACCCTTGCTGTGA
- a CDS encoding ABC transporter ATP-binding protein codes for MGPSILVAQHLSKVVPSAEGDLTILHALSLDLAQGDSLAIVGASGSGKSTLLGLLAGLDRPSAGQVLLAGHDLGPLDEDQRARVRAEHVGFVFQSFQLLDSLNALENVMLPLELDGRRDAREHARDLLERVGLGKRLSHTPRQLSGGEQQRVAIARAFAAQPAVLFADEPTGNLDSHTGERISDLLFELNQERGTTLVLVTHDERLAKRCRRQIRLDAGRLVAPLEP; via the coding sequence ATGGGCCCCAGCATTCTCGTTGCGCAGCACCTTAGCAAAGTGGTCCCCAGCGCGGAAGGCGACCTGACCATCCTCCACGCCCTGTCGCTCGACCTGGCCCAGGGCGACAGCCTGGCCATCGTCGGCGCCTCCGGCTCCGGCAAGTCGACCCTGCTCGGCCTGCTCGCCGGCCTCGACCGCCCCAGCGCCGGCCAGGTGCTGCTGGCCGGCCACGACCTTGGCCCGCTGGATGAAGACCAACGCGCGCGGGTGCGCGCCGAGCATGTCGGGTTCGTGTTCCAGTCGTTCCAGCTGCTCGACAGCCTCAACGCCCTGGAGAACGTCATGCTGCCGCTGGAGCTGGACGGCCGCCGCGATGCCCGCGAGCACGCCCGCGACCTGCTCGAGCGCGTCGGCCTGGGCAAGCGCCTGAGCCATACGCCACGCCAGCTTTCCGGCGGCGAGCAGCAACGGGTGGCGATTGCCCGGGCGTTCGCCGCGCAACCGGCGGTGTTGTTCGCCGACGAGCCCACCGGCAACCTCGACAGCCACACCGGCGAGCGCATCAGCGACCTCTTGTTCGAACTCAACCAGGAGCGCGGCACCACCCTGGTGCTGGTGACCCACGACGAACGCCTGGCCAAGCGCTGCCGGCGCCAGATCCGCCTGGATGCCGGCCGCCTGGTGGCGCCCCTGGAGCCCTGA
- a CDS encoding L,D-transpeptidase family protein yields the protein MLPRFPAVTRSLSLAALLAAGPAVALELPLPPPGEDVVGQVQVIKAKYEDTFADIGTANDLGYLEMIAANPGVDPWLPGAGTEIILPTRYILPPGPRDGVVINLAEYRLYYYPKGQGVVYTFPLGIGREGWGSPIANTKITAKTPNPTWTPPASIRAEHAADGDILPSVVPAGPDNPLGPFKFTLGVPGYLIHGSNKKFGIGMRTSHGCFRMLNNNVLELSKMVPVGTPVRIINEPYKFGISGGKVYLEAHTPLDDHGNPSVVDKHTAVINALLKREDLANNLRMNWDMVRDVVAAEDGMPVEIAVPVAGGSAPMVSSIPPELQ from the coding sequence ATGTTGCCGCGCTTTCCTGCCGTCACCCGTAGCCTCTCGCTGGCCGCCCTGTTGGCCGCCGGCCCCGCTGTTGCGCTGGAACTGCCGTTGCCGCCCCCCGGTGAGGACGTGGTCGGCCAGGTCCAGGTGATCAAGGCCAAGTACGAAGACACCTTCGCCGACATCGGTACCGCCAACGACCTCGGCTACCTCGAGATGATCGCCGCCAACCCGGGGGTCGATCCCTGGTTGCCGGGCGCCGGCACCGAGATCATCCTGCCGACCCGCTATATCCTGCCGCCAGGCCCGCGCGACGGCGTGGTCATCAACCTGGCCGAGTACCGCCTGTACTACTACCCGAAAGGCCAGGGCGTGGTGTACACCTTCCCCCTGGGGATTGGCCGTGAAGGCTGGGGCTCGCCGATCGCCAACACCAAGATCACCGCCAAGACGCCGAACCCGACCTGGACCCCGCCGGCCTCGATCCGCGCCGAGCACGCCGCCGACGGCGACATCCTGCCGAGCGTGGTGCCGGCGGGCCCGGACAACCCGCTGGGGCCGTTCAAGTTCACCCTGGGCGTGCCGGGCTACCTGATCCACGGCTCCAACAAGAAGTTCGGCATCGGTATGCGCACCAGCCATGGTTGCTTCCGCATGCTCAACAACAACGTGCTGGAACTGTCGAAGATGGTGCCGGTCGGTACCCCGGTGCGCATCATCAACGAGCCCTACAAGTTCGGCATCAGTGGCGGCAAGGTATACCTCGAGGCGCACACGCCGCTGGATGACCATGGCAACCCGTCGGTGGTCGACAAGCACACCGCGGTGATCAATGCCTTGCTCAAGCGTGAAGACCTGGCCAACAACTTGCGCATGAACTGGGACATGGTTCGCGATGTAGTTGCCGCCGAAGATGGCATGCCGGTGGAAATCGCCGTGCCGGTGGCAGGGGGCAGTGCACCGATGGTCTCGAGCATTCCGCCCGAACTGCAGTAA
- the greB gene encoding transcription elongation factor GreB, whose amino-acid sequence MSTNIITTAGHQALKQELDHLWRVYRPEITQKVTWAASLGDRSENADYQYNKKLLREIDRRVRYLRKRLEDVKVVEYSPQQEGKVFFGAWVEIENDDGEQLTFRIVGYDEIHGRNDYISIDSPMARALLKKAEGDEVLVHTPTGEATWYVNSIRYNL is encoded by the coding sequence TTGAGCACCAATATCATCACCACGGCAGGTCATCAGGCCCTGAAGCAGGAGCTAGACCATCTGTGGCGGGTCTATCGCCCGGAGATCACCCAGAAGGTCACCTGGGCGGCCTCGCTGGGTGACCGCAGCGAGAACGCCGACTACCAGTACAACAAGAAGCTGCTGCGCGAGATCGACCGTCGCGTGCGCTACCTGCGCAAGCGCCTGGAAGACGTCAAGGTGGTCGAGTATTCACCGCAGCAGGAAGGCAAGGTGTTCTTCGGCGCCTGGGTGGAGATCGAGAACGACGACGGCGAGCAACTGACGTTTCGCATCGTCGGCTACGACGAGATTCACGGGCGCAACGACTATATCTCCATCGACTCGCCCATGGCCCGGGCGCTGCTCAAGAAGGCCGAGGGCGACGAGGTACTGGTGCACACCCCCACGGGTGAGGCGACCTGGTATGTGAACAGCATCCGCTACAACCTCTAG
- a CDS encoding universal stress protein, with protein sequence MIRSMLYATDLGVYAPFVLQHALALARSFNAELYVIHAVEPMGQFAESLLQSYLDEQTLDTLHGEGVNTVMANIEQRVLESFRDELGEAADLALIRAVRVRQGDPAQVILEQAQRLAVDLLIFGSHSAGAGVDVPIGRTAVRLLQLSTVPVYMVPLAQHLGRRKT encoded by the coding sequence ATGATCCGTTCCATGCTCTACGCCACTGACCTCGGCGTATACGCGCCTTTCGTGCTGCAACATGCCTTGGCCCTGGCGCGCAGCTTCAATGCAGAGCTGTATGTGATCCATGCCGTCGAACCCATGGGCCAGTTCGCCGAATCCCTGCTGCAGAGCTACCTCGACGAGCAGACCCTGGACACCCTCCATGGCGAAGGCGTCAACACGGTGATGGCCAATATCGAGCAGCGGGTGCTGGAGAGTTTTCGCGATGAACTGGGCGAAGCCGCCGACTTGGCGTTGATCCGCGCGGTGCGTGTGCGCCAGGGCGATCCGGCCCAGGTGATCCTCGAGCAGGCCCAGCGCCTGGCGGTCGACTTGCTCATCTTCGGCAGCCACAGCGCAGGTGCCGGGGTGGATGTGCCGATTGGCCGAACCGCTGTGCGGCTGCTGCAACTGTCGACGGTACCGGTGTATATGGTGCCGCTGGCGCAGCACCTTGGGCGTAGGAAAACGTGA
- the cysB gene encoding HTH-type transcriptional regulator CysB, with amino-acid sequence MKLQQLRYIWEVAHHDLNVSATAQSLYTSQPGISKQIRLLEDELGVEVFARSGKHLTRVTPAGERIINTAGEILRKVESIKQIAQEFSNEKKGTLSIATTHTQARYALPPVISSFIKQYPEVALHMHQGSPMQIAEMAADGTVDFAIATEALELFGDLIMMPCYKWNRCVVVPQGHPLTKLPKLTLEAVADYPIVTYVFGFTGRSKLDEAFNHRGLTPKVVFTAADADVIKTYVRLGLGVGIVAKMAVDPKLDSDLVCLDASELFEASITKIGFRRGTFLRGFMCDFIEKFAPHLTREVMAKAIQCHNKQELEELFEGVELPVH; translated from the coding sequence ATGAAGCTTCAGCAACTGCGCTACATCTGGGAAGTGGCGCACCATGACCTCAACGTTTCCGCGACGGCGCAGAGCCTGTACACCTCCCAGCCCGGGATCAGCAAGCAGATTCGCCTGCTTGAGGACGAGCTGGGCGTCGAAGTCTTCGCGCGCAGCGGCAAGCACCTGACCCGCGTCACCCCGGCCGGCGAGCGCATCATCAACACCGCAGGCGAAATCCTGCGCAAGGTCGAGAGCATCAAGCAGATCGCCCAGGAATTCTCCAACGAGAAGAAAGGCACCCTGTCGATCGCCACCACCCACACCCAGGCGCGCTACGCGTTGCCGCCGGTGATCAGCAGCTTCATCAAGCAATACCCGGAAGTCGCCCTGCACATGCACCAGGGCTCGCCGATGCAGATCGCCGAGATGGCCGCCGATGGCACGGTCGATTTCGCCATCGCCACCGAGGCGCTGGAACTGTTCGGCGACCTGATCATGATGCCGTGCTACAAGTGGAATCGCTGCGTGGTGGTGCCCCAGGGCCATCCGCTGACCAAGCTGCCGAAGCTGACCCTCGAGGCTGTGGCCGACTACCCGATCGTGACCTACGTGTTCGGCTTCACGGGGCGCTCCAAGCTCGACGAAGCCTTCAATCACCGCGGCCTGACGCCGAAGGTGGTGTTCACCGCCGCCGACGCCGACGTGATCAAGACTTATGTGCGCCTGGGCCTGGGCGTGGGGATCGTGGCCAAGATGGCGGTCGATCCGAAACTCGACAGCGACCTGGTGTGCCTGGATGCCAGTGAGCTGTTCGAAGCCAGCATCACCAAGATCGGCTTCCGTCGCGGTACCTTCCTGCGTGGCTTCATGTGCGACTTCATCGAGAAGTTCGCCCCGCACCTGACCCGCGAGGTGATGGCCAAGGCCATCCAGTGCCATAACAAGCAGGAGCTCGAAGAGCTGTTCGAGGGTGTCGAGCTGCCGGTGCATTGA
- a CDS encoding DoxX family protein → MNHSLKALFATRAGYGLSVVRILVGVIFMAHGAQKLFGLFGGYGLEGTGQWMESIGLAPGYLMALLSGSAEFFGGLALVIGLLARPAALALAVTLVVAIFSVHINNGLFMSNNGYEFALALLAGSVAVLIEGAGRFSLDRLIAR, encoded by the coding sequence ATGAACCACTCCCTCAAAGCCCTGTTCGCCACCCGCGCCGGTTATGGCCTGAGCGTCGTACGCATCCTGGTCGGCGTCATCTTCATGGCCCACGGCGCGCAGAAACTGTTCGGCCTGTTCGGGGGCTATGGCCTGGAAGGCACCGGCCAGTGGATGGAAAGCATCGGCCTGGCGCCGGGCTACCTGATGGCCTTGCTGTCCGGCAGCGCCGAGTTCTTCGGCGGCCTGGCCCTGGTGATCGGCCTCCTGGCCCGCCCGGCGGCGCTGGCGCTGGCGGTGACCCTGGTGGTGGCGATCTTCTCGGTGCACATCAACAATGGGCTGTTCATGTCCAACAATGGCTATGAGTTCGCCCTGGCGCTGCTGGCCGGTAGTGTCGCGGTGCTGATCGAAGGTGCCGGTCGTTTCTCTCTCGACCGCTTGATTGCCCGCTGA
- the oprI gene encoding outer membrane lipoprotei OprI — protein sequence MNNVLKFSALALAAVLATGCSSVSKETEARLTATEDAAARAQARADEAYRKADDALAAAQKAQQTADEANERALRMLDKASRK from the coding sequence ATGAACAACGTTCTGAAATTCTCTGCTCTGGCTCTGGCCGCAGTTCTGGCTACCGGTTGCAGCAGCGTATCCAAAGAAACCGAAGCTCGCCTGACTGCTACCGAAGACGCAGCAGCTCGCGCCCAGGCCCGTGCAGACGAAGCCTACCGCAAAGCTGACGACGCTCTGGCAGCTGCTCAGAAGGCTCAGCAGACCGCTGACGAAGCCAACGAGCGCGCTCTGCGTATGCTGGACAAAGCCAGCCGCAAGTAA